The genomic window TTTAGGCTTGGTTTTCAAGACCATCTCTGACAAGGGTATTGCCAGTCTGGCTAACTACGGTGTCCTCCTAGGACTCTTGATTGCTACCATGGCTTTTGTAGCTCTCATCGTCAACCCACTCATCGCCTTTCTCTTTATGAGGAAAAATCCCTATCCCCTTGTTTTGAAATGCCTACGTGTCAGTGGTATTACAGCCTTTTTCACTCGTAGCTCTGCTGCCAATATCCCTGTCAATATGAAACTCTGCCAAGATTTAGGACTGAATCCTGACACCTACTCTGTCTCCATCCCGCTTGGTTCGACCATCAACATGGCTGGCGCTGCTGTTACCATTAACATCCTGACCCTAGCTGCCGTCAACACACTCGGAATCTCGGTAGACTTTGGGACAGCATTTGTGCTCAGTGTCGTGGCTGCCATTTCTGCCTGCGGGGCCTCTGGAATCGCTGGGGGATCCCTTCTCCTCATTCCTGTCGCTTGTAGCCTCTTTGGGATTTCCAACGACTTGGCTATGCAGGTTGTCGGAGTCGGTTTTGTGATCGGAGTCGTGCAAGACTCCTGCGAAACAGCCCTGAACTCTTCAACAGATGTCCTCTTTACAGCGGTTGCCGAGTATGCTACAAACCGAAAACTTCGCCCCTAGTCTCCGACTCCTCGTTAAACACTTGATTCTATTAGTTTAGGAAATTTTCATGTCTCTCACTCAACGTACGACCAAACTGATCTTAGCGACCTGTCTCGCTTGTTTTCTCGCTTATTTTTTAGATTTATCATCAGCAGTTTCAGCTGGAATCATCGCTCTCTTAAGCCTCTCCGACACGCGCAGAAGCACGCTGAAATTAGCACGTAACCGCCTCTTTTCCATGCTCCTAGCGCTCGCTATCGGTGTTCTAGCCTTTCAGCTGACGGGCTTTCACATCTGGAGTCTGGGCATCTATCTGGCTCTCTATGTCCCTCTTGCTTACAAAATGGGCTGGGAAATCGGCATCACCCCTAGCAGTGTCTTGGTCAGTCATCTCTTGGTACAGGAGTCTACCTCTCCAGAGCTCTTGCTTAATGAAGTGCTCCTCTTTCTCATCGGGACAAGCTTTGCTCTATTAGTCAACCTTTATATGCCTTCTCGTGAGAAAGCCATTCAAAGCTACCACCTTCAGGTCGAAGAAAAGTTAAAAGACATCCTGCTTCGTTTTAAATACTATCTTTCAAGAGGAGACGGGCGCAATCAAGCCCAACTCGTTGACCAATTAGACAACCTCCTCGATGAAGCTCTCAAACTGGTCTACCTGGATCACTCGGATCACCTCTTTCACCAGACGGACTACCACATCCATTACTTTGAGATGAGGCAGCGACAAAGTCGCATCCTGCGAAATATGGCCCAGCAGATCAATACCTGTCATCTGGCCGCAAGTGAGAGTTTGATCTTGGCCCAGCTCTTTTCTAAGATTGCTACTCAGCTAAGCCAGACCAATCCTGCTCATGACCTACTTGATGACATCGAACGCTATCTGCAAGTCTTCCGCAATCGGAGTCTCCCGAAAACACGTGAGGAGTTTGAAACCCGTGCCACCCTCCTGCAGCTACTACGCGAAGCCGAAACCTTTATCCAGGTTAAGGTCGATTTTTATCAGAAATATGGAAACTAGAACGCAAAGAACCTCAGAGAATTCCTCTGAGGTTCTTGTGTTTTG from Streptococcus oralis includes these protein-coding regions:
- the sstT gene encoding serine/threonine transporter SstT, with translation MKRIIRAWIKASLIKRILIGMILGATLGMLFPNLTGIGLLGDLFVGGLKAIAPILVFALVANALSQHQKGQNTNMKTVIFLYLLGTFAAALVAVLASFLLPVQITLTSANTEVAAPDGIGQVLSNLLLKLVDNPLNAIVEANYIGILSWAVVFGLAMREASKHSKELLKTMADVTSKIVEWIINLAPFGILGLVFKTISDKGIASLANYGVLLGLLIATMAFVALIVNPLIAFLFMRKNPYPLVLKCLRVSGITAFFTRSSAANIPVNMKLCQDLGLNPDTYSVSIPLGSTINMAGAAVTINILTLAAVNTLGISVDFGTAFVLSVVAAISACGASGIAGGSLLLIPVACSLFGISNDLAMQVVGVGFVIGVVQDSCETALNSSTDVLFTAVAEYATNRKLRP
- a CDS encoding aromatic acid exporter family protein: MSLTQRTTKLILATCLACFLAYFLDLSSAVSAGIIALLSLSDTRRSTLKLARNRLFSMLLALAIGVLAFQLTGFHIWSLGIYLALYVPLAYKMGWEIGITPSSVLVSHLLVQESTSPELLLNEVLLFLIGTSFALLVNLYMPSREKAIQSYHLQVEEKLKDILLRFKYYLSRGDGRNQAQLVDQLDNLLDEALKLVYLDHSDHLFHQTDYHIHYFEMRQRQSRILRNMAQQINTCHLAASESLILAQLFSKIATQLSQTNPAHDLLDDIERYLQVFRNRSLPKTREEFETRATLLQLLREAETFIQVKVDFYQKYGN